The region CTGTTCCTGGCCGCCCGCCCCTACCTGCGTACGGTCTTCGCGGGTGCGGTCTACGGCGCGGTCGTCGGCCTGGGCTTCGCCGTCGTCGAGGACCTCGGGTACGCCGTGATGGCGGCGGACGAGACGCTGCCGGACGCGGTCGGCGAGGCGCTGCGGATGCTCGTGTTGCGGTTCACCCTGCCCGGTGTGGTCGGCCATCCGCTCTTCACCGCCGTCGCCGGTGCCGGGGTCGCCTACCTGGTCGTGCGTACCGACCGGACCCGGATACGGCGGGTGGGCGTCTTCGTCGGCGCCCAGGCGCTCGCCTGGCTGACCCACGCGGCGGTCAACTCGCCGGTGGCGTTCGTGGTGTCCGACGCGCTCGACCAGTTGCCCGGGTTCGCCGCGCTGACCGGCTACCTGCTCGTGATCGGCATCCCCGGCGCGGCCTCGTTCCACTGGCTCGCCGCGCTCCGCCGGGCGGACGCCGAACGGCTCGCCGACCGGCTCCGTGCCGCCGATCCGGAGCTGGCCACGGCCGACGAAGCCGACGCGGTGACCACCCTCGGCGGTCGGGGTCGGGCGGCGAGGTCGGTCGGCCGGGTCCACGGCCGGCGGGCCGGTCGCGCGGCCCGCCGGGTCCAACGGGCCCAGTTGCGGCTCGCCGACCTGCCGCCGCAGCCGCCGGTCGTCCCCCAACCGATCGGGTACGCCCAGCCACCGACCCATCCCTGGCCGGCCCCCTCCTACCAACCACCCGCACCCGTCCCGCCTGCTGCTCCGCGCTCGCCTGCTGCGCCGCTTCCGCCTGCTGCGCCGCTTCCGCCTGCTGCGCCGCTTCCGCCTGCTGCGCCGCTTCCGCCTGCTGCGCCGCTTCCGCCTGCTGCGCCGCGCTTGCCCGCCGCACCGCTCTCGCCCGTTACGCCGGTGCAGCCCGCCGCGCCGAGCCCGACCGCGCTGCCGGTCCCGCCGGTCCCGCCGCTTCTGTGGGTCCAGTGGGCCTCACCGGTGCCGCCGCCCTGGACCGGTCCGGCGCCGTGGGCGCCGCCGCCGTGGGCGGAGCCGCGGCCCGGTGTGCCACCGGCACCGAACACGCCACCGCCACCGCCGTCGCCGTGGCACGGGGTTGCGCCCGCAGGCTCGCCGCCGCCGTGGGGCTGGCCGCCGCTCGGTGGCCGGGGCGGTGCCCAGCCCACCCCGTGGGGTGCCCAGCCCACCCCGTGGGTCGGGCCGCCGCCCCCGCCCTGGCCGGGAGTGCCGGGAGGCATGCCGCCGTCTCCGCCACGGGCCGGGGCGCCGGGGGGAATGCCTCCGGCGTGGGCGTACGGGACGGCTACGGGTGGCTGGGCACCGCCGAACCCGCCGGTGCCGAAGGTGACGGCGGTCCAGCGGCGTACGGCCGAACTGGCTCGGGCCAGGACGGCGCTGGCGGAGCTGACCGGAGCACCCGCCGTGCCGGCCGATGCGGCCGTACCGGCGTCGGCGCCGAGCTGGTCGACCAGTACGGCGGTCTGGTTGTCCGCGGTCGGGCTGATGGTGTGGCCGGTGGTCCCGGTTGCCGGGCTGCTGGTGGCGGTGCCGCTGGTCG is a window of Micromonospora sp. NBC_01699 DNA encoding:
- a CDS encoding PrsW family intramembrane metalloprotease; this encodes MNRPWSLVRTPSFWILLGVTGIATAVTLVGGLFLAVAAPWSTLVGVLLVTAYAALALLLIRQLDRLGTRPWWLVGLALLWGATMSVLVGGSAGFTIDQLLGRLFSPEFAGVWGAMIVAPPGEELAKVAGVVFLFLAARPYLRTVFAGAVYGAVVGLGFAVVEDLGYAVMAADETLPDAVGEALRMLVLRFTLPGVVGHPLFTAVAGAGVAYLVVRTDRTRIRRVGVFVGAQALAWLTHAAVNSPVAFVVSDALDQLPGFAALTGYLLVIGIPGAASFHWLAALRRADAERLADRLRAADPELATADEADAVTTLGGRGRAARSVGRVHGRRAGRAARRVQRAQLRLADLPPQPPVVPQPIGYAQPPTHPWPAPSYQPPAPVPPAAPRSPAAPLPPAAPLPPAAPLPPAAPLPPAAPLPPAAPRLPAAPLSPVTPVQPAAPSPTALPVPPVPPLLWVQWASPVPPPWTGPAPWAPPPWAEPRPGVPPAPNTPPPPPSPWHGVAPAGSPPPWGWPPLGGRGGAQPTPWGAQPTPWVGPPPPPWPGVPGGMPPSPPRAGAPGGMPPAWAYGTATGGWAPPNPPVPKVTAVQRRTAELARARTALAELTGAPAVPADAAVPASAPSWSTSTAVWLSAVGLMVWPVVPVAGLLVAVPLVGAARRHRSVPRGLRLATIAVLASGYCWLASVLALALFPDVV